DNA from Kitasatospora herbaricolor:
GGGGTGATCCAGGGGAGGGTGGGCACGGTCATCACAGCCTTTCGCCGGCAGGGGCCGGAACCTGCCTCAATAATAGACACTGATGCTATCCGGTATCCATAGTTTTTCGACGCTGCTCCCCCAGTCGCCGCTTTCCGCCCCGGCGGCCCCAACGGCCCCGGCCTCGACGGCACGGGTCCGGCCACGCCCCCGAAAGCCCCGCCCGCGCACCGGGCGCACCGCGCGCCCCCGCGTCTCCCGGCCCCGGACAGCGAGCGTCTCCCAGCCCCGGACAGCGAGGAGGGCCCCCGCCGAAGCGGGAGCCCTCCTCACGTCCTCGCCCCCGTCGGCCCGCCGGCGGGAGGCACCACCCTGCGGGTCAGCGGCCGCGCAGCGCGCGGTAGCGCGCGACCAGCTCGGCGGTGGAGCTGTCCAGCGCCTCGGTGCCCTCACCGGTGAGCAGCACCGGCTCGATCCGCTTGGCGAGCACCTTGCCCAGCTCGACGCCCCACTGGTCGAAGGAGTCGATGTTCCAGATCGCGCCCTGGACGAACACCTTGTGCTCGTACAGCGCGACCAGCTGGCCGAGCACCGACGGGGTCAGCGAGCCGGCCAGGACGGTGGTGGTCGGGTGATTGCCCTTGAAGGTCTTGTGCGGCACCAGCTCGGCCGGCACGCCCTCGGCCGCGACCTCCTCCGGCGTCTTGCCGAAGGCCAGCGCCTGGGTCTGCGCGAAGAAGTTGGCGAGCAGCAGGTCGTGCTGGGCGACCAGGCCCGGCAGCAGGTCGGCGACCGGCTCGGCGAAGCCGATGAAGTCGGCCGGGATCACCTTGGTGCCCTGGTGCAGCAGCTGGTAGTAGGCGTGCTGGCCGTTGGTGCCGGGGGTGCCCCAGACCACCGGGCCGGTCTGCCAGCCGACGGGGTTGCCGTCCCGGTCGACCGACTTGCCGTTGGACTCCATGTCCAGCTGCTGCAGGTAGGCGGTGAACTTCGACAGGTAGTGCGAGTACGGCAGCACCGCGTGGGCCTGGGCGTCGAAGAAGGCGCCGTACCAGACACCGAGCAGGCCGAGCAGCAGCGGGACGTTCTGCTCCGGCGGGGCGGTGCGGAAGTGCTCGTCGACCAGGTGGAAGCCGTCGAGCATCTCGCGGAACTGCTCCGGCCCGATCGCGATCATCAGCGAGAGGCCGATCGCGGAGTCGTAGGAGTAGCGGCCGCCGACCCAGTCCCAGAACTCGAACATGTTGGCCACGTCGATGCCGAAGTCCGCCACGCCCTCGGCGTTGGTGGAGAGCGCGACGAAGTGCTTGGCCACCGCGTCGGTGCCGGCCCGCAGCTCGGTGAGCAGCCAGTCCCGCGCGGAGGTGGCGTTGGTGATGGTCTCGATGGTGGTGAAGGTCTTGGAGGCGACGATGAACAGCGTCTCGGCGGCGTCCAGGTCGCGGACCGCCTCGTGCAGGTCGGCGCCGTCCACGTTGGAGACGAAGCGGACGTCCAGGTCGCGGGCGGTGTAGGAGCGCAGCACCTCGTACGCCATCGCCGGGCCGAGGTCGGAGCCGCCGATGCCGATGTTGACGACGGTGCGGATCCGCCTGCCGGTGTGGCCGGTCCACTCGCCGGAGCGGACCTTCTCGGCGAAGACGCCCATCTTGTCCAGGACGGCGTGCACGGCGGGCACCACGTTCTCGCCGTCCACCTCGATCACGGCGTCGCGCGGGGCGCGCAGCGCGGTGTGCAGGACGGCGCGGTCCTCGGTGGTGTTGATCTTCTCGCCGCGGAACATCGCGTCGCGCAGACCGGCCACGTCGGTGGCCTCGGCGAGGGCGCGCAGCAGGTCGAGCGTGCGGTCCGTCACCAGGTGCTTGGCGTAGTCGACATGCAGGTCGCCGACCTGCAGGGTGTAGCGGCGGCCCCGCTCGGGGTCGGCGGCGAACAGTTCGCGCAGGTGCAGCTCGCCGAGCTCCGACCGGTGCTTGCCGAGCGCGGCCCACTCGGGGGTGCGGTCCAGCGGGGTGCGGCCGTTGGCCCCCGGGCGGGCGTCCAGTTCCGACATCGGAATGCTCCTCGATTGATCTGGGTGCAGATACCGGCAGAGCCCAGCGGGAGGGTGGTTGCGCGAGGTCCGGCGGTACGAGTGGTGCGCCGACTCCGTTGACGGGCTGCCCGGGCGACAGCCTATGCAACGTCACGGGGCGCCGCGTACATTGCCTCGTTCCCGGACGCCGAGTCTCCGCCGCGCACCGGGACGTCACCGGCGCGTCACCGCCAGGCCGCCGCCGGGCCGCCGGGAAGTGGCCCGCCGCCGGCGGTCAGGTGCGTTCGGAGCGCAGGTCCAGCCCGCGCAGCACCTGGTCGACGAGTTCGGGGTCGGCGCCGGGCTCGCTGCGGGCGACGATCATCTCCCGGCGGGAGGCGGCGATCATCTCCTGTTCCACGGTGTGCGCCTCGCGCCACTGGGAGGCCCGCTGGCGGGCCTCGGCGGCCTCCTCGGCCGCGTACTTCTCGGGGCAGAGCCGGGCCAGCCGGGAGTGCTGGCGGTCGCGCAGCCGGTCGACCAGTTCGACCGAGAGGTCCTCCTGCTCCTCCAGCTCGACGAGCCGGTCCAGGCCGGCCTTGGCGGCCCGCCACCAGAGTTCGCGGACGGCCTGCTCGTGGGCGTCGTGGTCGGCGTCCAGGTGCAGCAGCCGGACCAGCATCGGCAGCGAGAGGCCCTGGACCAGCAGGGTGAAGAGCACCACGCCGAAGGCGATGAAGACCAGCCGGCCGCGCTGGGGGAAGGCCTCGCCGGAGTGCACGGTGAGCGGGACGGCCAGGGCCAGCGCGACGGTCGCCACGCCCCGCATCCCGGACCACCAGAGCACCACGCTCTCCTGCCAGCTGATCGGGGTGTCCTCGCCGTCGTCTGCGCCCAGCCGCTTGGAGAGCCAGCCGGCCGGGAGCAGCCAGAGCAGCCGGACCAGGACGACCACGGCGATCACGGTGGCGGCGTCGCCGAGCATGCTGGTCCAGCCGGTGCCGGCCTCCTTCATGACGGTGGCCAGTTCCAGGCCGATCAGACCGAAGGCGAAGCCGGTGATCAGGATCTCGACGATCTCCCAGAAGGCGTTGCCGACCAGCCGGTAGGCGACCTCGTCGGCGTCGGCGGCGCGTTCGGCCAGGTAGAGGGCGCAGATCACGACGGCGAGCACGCCGGAGCCGTGGATCTCCTCGGCCAGGGCGTACGCGGCGAAGGGCACCAGCAGGTTGAGGGCGACCTGTTGGGTCGGGTCCTCCAGGATCCCGGCGAGCTTGCTGTTGACCCAGCCGAGGCCGATGCCGACGACGACGGCGACCACCGCGGACAGCACGAAGCGCAGCACCGCGTGCTCGGCCGAGAAGTCGCCGCTGACCACCGCCTCGATGGCCAGCGAGTAGATCACGATGGCGGTGACGTCGTTGAACAGGCCCTCGCTCTCCAGCACGGAGACCAGCCGGCGCGGGAGCCCCACCGCGCCGGCCACGGCGACGGCGGCCACCGGGTCCGGCGGGCTGACCAGCGCGCCGACGGCGATGGCGGCGCCCATCGGCAGGGCGGGCAGCAGCCAGTGGACGGTGCCGGCGACGGCGACGGTGGTGACCACCACCAGGGCGACCGCGAGCAGCAGGATCGAGCGGACGTTGGCCCGGAAGTAGCGGACCGAGGAGCGCCGGGCGACCGCGAAGATCAGCGGCGGCAGGACCAGCGGCAGGATCAGCTCGGGGTCGATGGCGATGTCGGGGATCTGCGGCACCAGCGCCATGCCCAGCCCGAGCAGGGTCATCAGGACGGGCTGCGGGACCCCGGTGCGGCGGGCCAGCGGGATGGTGACCACCGAGGCGAGCAGCACCAGGAAGAACAGGGGCAGCTGGCCCACGGGGAGGTGTCCTCTCGGCGTCCGGGCGCCGGGAGCCGTCGCCCCGGCGGGGTGACCCCCGGCCCCGCGTCAGGATAAATCCGACAATGCGTTCAATCCTTGCCCGACACGCCGCCGGGCACTTGACCTCAAGGGCGCTTCAACTTCCATGATGGTGCCGAGACCTGACGACAGGAGAGGCACCCCATGAAGGCAGTGACCGTCCCCGAGTTCGGCGGCCCCGAGGTGCTGCGGGTCGCCGAGGTGCCGGACCCGGTGCCCGGACCGGGCGAAGTGCGGGTCCAGGTCTACGCGGCCGGC
Protein-coding regions in this window:
- the pgi gene encoding glucose-6-phosphate isomerase — its product is MSELDARPGANGRTPLDRTPEWAALGKHRSELGELHLRELFAADPERGRRYTLQVGDLHVDYAKHLVTDRTLDLLRALAEATDVAGLRDAMFRGEKINTTEDRAVLHTALRAPRDAVIEVDGENVVPAVHAVLDKMGVFAEKVRSGEWTGHTGRRIRTVVNIGIGGSDLGPAMAYEVLRSYTARDLDVRFVSNVDGADLHEAVRDLDAAETLFIVASKTFTTIETITNATSARDWLLTELRAGTDAVAKHFVALSTNAEGVADFGIDVANMFEFWDWVGGRYSYDSAIGLSLMIAIGPEQFREMLDGFHLVDEHFRTAPPEQNVPLLLGLLGVWYGAFFDAQAHAVLPYSHYLSKFTAYLQQLDMESNGKSVDRDGNPVGWQTGPVVWGTPGTNGQHAYYQLLHQGTKVIPADFIGFAEPVADLLPGLVAQHDLLLANFFAQTQALAFGKTPEEVAAEGVPAELVPHKTFKGNHPTTTVLAGSLTPSVLGQLVALYEHKVFVQGAIWNIDSFDQWGVELGKVLAKRIEPVLLTGEGTEALDSSTAELVARYRALRGR
- a CDS encoding Na+/H+ antiporter, whose product is MGQLPLFFLVLLASVVTIPLARRTGVPQPVLMTLLGLGMALVPQIPDIAIDPELILPLVLPPLIFAVARRSSVRYFRANVRSILLLAVALVVVTTVAVAGTVHWLLPALPMGAAIAVGALVSPPDPVAAVAVAGAVGLPRRLVSVLESEGLFNDVTAIVIYSLAIEAVVSGDFSAEHAVLRFVLSAVVAVVVGIGLGWVNSKLAGILEDPTQQVALNLLVPFAAYALAEEIHGSGVLAVVICALYLAERAADADEVAYRLVGNAFWEIVEILITGFAFGLIGLELATVMKEAGTGWTSMLGDAATVIAVVVLVRLLWLLPAGWLSKRLGADDGEDTPISWQESVVLWWSGMRGVATVALALAVPLTVHSGEAFPQRGRLVFIAFGVVLFTLLVQGLSLPMLVRLLHLDADHDAHEQAVRELWWRAAKAGLDRLVELEEQEDLSVELVDRLRDRQHSRLARLCPEKYAAEEAAEARQRASQWREAHTVEQEMIAASRREMIVARSEPGADPELVDQVLRGLDLRSERT